Part of the Microbulbifer salipaludis genome is shown below.
GCAACTGTCGTCCGCAACGTTGTGCTTGCAGTCGCGGTGACCGGACTGTTGCTGCTGGGAATGGCGCAGCTGATCGCAACCGACTACCAGGAGCCCCCGGAGGTTTTGCCGCCCAAGGTGGCCCCCATTCATTTGCCGGAAATGAAGCGCACCGTGGAGCGGGTAGACCCCATCCGCAAACCGCAGCAGCTGCCGCCGCCGGTGAAGCCGCAACCTGTTGAGCGCACACTGGAGCCGGCGCAGGTGCCGATTATTGTGGGGCCACCGGTCGTAACCCAGCAAACCATTGACCCTGGTATCGTAAGTTCTGACCCGTTACCGTTCTACAAGCCAGCGCCCCGCTATCCCAGCCGAGCATTGGCTCAGGGAATCGAGGGTTATGTGGTGGTGGAGTTTACGATCACCCGCAGCGGTAGCGTGAGAGACCCGCGGGTTGTGGGCGGCTATGACAGTGCCGGTGCGCCTACGGAAGTCTTCAACCGCTCGGCACTCAATGCGGTTGAGCGCTTTAAATATCGGCCGACTCTGGTGGACGGCAACCCGGTAGAGAAACAAGGGGTGCGCAACAGGATTACGTTCAAGCTGGCGGAGTAGGCCGGAACCAAGGCAAAAAAATAGCGGGCGTTTGCCCGCTATTTTCTTGATAGGCATTAGCCCTCAATCGATTTCGCGTACCGCGCCCCGATCGGCGCTGGTGGCCAATAATGCATATGCTTTCAGTGCCCGGCTGACTTTGCGTGGCCGCACTTTTGCCGGCTTCCAACCCTCACTGCCCTTCGCCTGCATGGCCTCACGGCGACGCTGCAGTTCCGCTTCCGGAATATCCACCTCGATCAGGCGCTTGGGAATATCGATGCGCACCAGGTCCCCGTTTTGCACCAGTGCGATGTTGCCACCGCCCGCGGCTTCCGGTGACACATGGCCGATGGACAGGCCTGAGGTGCCGCCGGAGAAGCGACCGTCGGTAATCAGTGCGCAGGACTTGCCGAGTCCCTTGGACTTCAGGTAACTGGTGGGATAGAGCATTTCCTGCATGCCGGGGCCGCCTTTGGGGCCCTCATAGCGCACAATGACCGCTTCCCCTTCCTGCACCTTGCCCTCAAGAATGTGCGCCACGGCGTCTTCCTGGCTTTCGACCACATGTGCCGGGCCTTCAAAGTGCCACAGCTCCTCTTCGACTCCGGAGGTTTTTACCACGCAGCCATCCGGTGCCAGGTTGCCAAACAGCACCGCGAGGCCGCCTTCGGCAGAGTAGGCATGTTCCACCGAACGGATACAGCCCTGCTCCCGATCGCCGTCCAGATTGTTCCACCGACAATCCTGGCTGAACGCCTGCTGAGTGCGAATACCGGCGGGGCCGGCGCGGAAGAACTTGTGTACCGCCGGGTCGTCGGTACGGCGGATATCCCATTGCTCCAGTGCTTCCCTCAGCGAATGGCTGTGTACCGTAGGCAGGCTGGCATCCAGCAGGCCACCGGCCTCCAATTCGCCAAGAATCGCCATCACGCCACCGGCGCGGTGCACGTCTTCGATATGATACTTCTGGGTGTTGGGCGCCACTTTGCACAACTGGGGAATCTTGCGCGAAAGCTGGTCGATATCCGCCAGGGTAAAGTCCACTTCACCTTCCTGGGCGGCAGCGAGCAGGTGCAGGATAGTGTTGGTTGACCCTCCCATGGCGATGTCCAGTGCCATGGCGTTACTGAACGCGGCGCGATTGGCGATGGTGCGCGGCAGTGCGCGCTCGTCGTCCTGTTCGTAATAGCGTTTCGCCAGCGCGACGATTTCGCGACCCGCGCGCAGGAACAGTTGCTCGCGATCTGCGTGGGTGGCGAGCATGGTGCCGTTGCCGGGCAGGGACAGGCCCAGGGCCTCGGTCAGGCAGTTCATGGAATTGGCGGTGAACATCCCCGAGCAGGAACCGCAGGTTGGGCAGGCGGAGCGCTCATACTCGGCCACCTGCTCATCGCTGGCATCGTCGGTGGCCGCAATCACCATGGCATCCACCAGATCCAGCTTGTGCTCAGCGAGTTTGGTCTTGCCCGCCTCCATGGGCCCACCGGAGACAAAAATAACCGGGATGTTCAGGCGCATCGCGGCCATCAGCATTCCAGGGGTGATCTTGTCGCAGTTGGAGATGCACACCAGGGCGTCGGCGCAGTGGGCATTCACCATGTACTCCACCGAGTCGGCGATGATCTCGCGGCTGGGCAGGCTATAGAGCATGCCGTCATGGCCCATGGCGATACCGTCGTCCACGGCAATCGTGTTGAATTCCTTGGCGACACCGCCGGCCTTTTCAATCTCCCGTGCCACCAGCTGGCCCATGTCCTTCAGGTGTACGTGCCCGGGCACAAACTGGGTGAAGGAATTGGCCACGGCGATGATCGGTTTTTGGAAATCGTCATCCGTCATGCCGGTGGCGCGCCACAGGGCGCGGGCACCGGCCATGTTACGGCCGGCGGTGGTGGTGCGAGAGCGGTACTGGGGCATAGCAGTTCTTAAACTTTTTGGACAGTGGATATCGGGCCTGACTGGCAGGCGGGGCGCGGTTGCACCCGAGAGCGCGACAGATTATCAAAACGGAAGAGATATTGCGCGGTTCCGTGAAAAGGTTGGGGTGGGCGCAACCTCTGTCCGTTCTCTTCCACTATTTCTGCAAGCTTATTGCGCTTGCAGTGGCTTGCGTAATACGCGGGAATTTCGCTGAATGTTGTACAGGGACTTGCGGCTGGTAGGCAGGTCGCCGACGTCGACTTGGGTAAAACCCCGCTCGATAAACCAGTGCTCGGTCTGGGTGGTAAGTACATAGATTTCGTCGAGGTCCAGTGCGCGAGCCTGCCGCTCCAGGTGCTGCAGCAGTTTGGCGCCGCGGCCGCCGCCACGGAACTCCGGATGAATGGCCACGCAGGCGATCTCGGCCGCAATGGTATCTCCCTGGTCGTCCAGAATGGGATACAGGGCCGCGCAGGCCACCGGCGTGCCGTCCACCTCTACCAGCGTGAAATGGTCGATTTCGGATTCCAGTTTTTCCCGCGAGCGCCGTACCAGAATCCCCTGTTTTTCCAGCGGCCGAATCAGCCCGAGAATGCCGCCCACGTCATTAATGCGGGCGCGACGAATCACCTCGTAGCTGTCGCGGTAGATCATGGTGCCGGCGCCTTCGCGGCTCAGCAGTTCCTGCAACAGTGCGCCGTTGTCGGCGTAACTGAGCAGGTGCACCCGCTGGGTACCGGCGTTGCACGCGCGGATAGCACAGGTGAGAGTTTCGCTGTCTACGCTATCCGCTACATCCTCGGCCTGATGGATACTCAGGTCATACACGGGCTGGCTGTCGACCGTCAGTTGCGGCAGGTCGCGGAACAGAATCAGTTTCTCAGCATTCAGCGCCTTGGCGGCTTCTGCGGCGAGATCGAGGTAGTTGAGATTAAACAGTTCGCCGGTCAGGGAGGTGCCAAACGGTGACAGCAGTACCAGCGAATTTTCCTCCAACGCGCGGCCGATGGCTTGCACCTCCATACGCCGTACCTGGCCGGTCCAGCGCATATCGGTCCCGTCGATGATGCCCACCGGGCGAGCGGTAACGAAGTTGCCGGACACCACTTTCAGTGCGGAGCGCGCCATGGGGGAGTCTGGCAATCCCTGGGAAAAGGCGGCTTCAATTTCAAAGCGCAATTTGCCCACCGCCGCCTTGATAACCTCCAGGGTTTCCCGGTCGGTAATGCGGGTGTTGCCCTGAAAGCGGCTTTCTATGCCGGCTTTTTCCAGAGCCTCATTGACCTGTACGCGGGCGCCGTGGACCAGCACCAGTTTCACGCCCAGGCTGATCAGCAGAGTGAGGTCGTGCACCAGGTTGCGAAAGTTTTCGTGCTCAAAGCCTTCCCCGGGAATCGCTACCACCAGGGTTCGCCCGCGCAGATCATTGATATAAGGCGCGGCGTTTCGGAACCAGTTGAGGGTGGTGGTTTCTGTATTCACGGTTTTAGTATTCAAAAGATGGAACGGAAGTTTGCACAATATACCGTATTTTCTGCGGATTTCCGTTGATTACTTTGGGATGGGAAAATCTCAATAGTTCACGCGAAGGCGTCGATGCCGGGTACGGGTTTGTGAGACCTTCTAAAACAGGGATGTTTTAGAAGAGCCCCCAGGGATGGGTACACGGCGTGTCTCACAAACCCGTACCCGGTAGCGACGCCGCCACCGGATCGAAATGACAGGTACCACTACAGGCAAAATCGCCCAATCATGCCCTTTAACACTTCCACCATCGGATCAATCCGCTCCAATCCAAGATACTCGTCGGGCTGGTGTGCCTGATCAATATCACCGGGCCCAAGCACAATCGTCTGCATCCCCAGCTTCTGCAGGAAGGGCGCTTCGGTGGCAAAGGCGACACTCTCGGCACTGTGCCCGGTCAGCTGCTCGGCCACCTGTACCAGTTCCGATTGCGCCGGCTCCTCGAATGCTTCGACACCACCGATCAGTGAATCCATTTGCAGCTGAATTTTTTCATCGTCCACTACATTTTTCAGGCGCTGGTGCAGCTCGCCTCGCAGTGCGTCCATCGGCATACCCGGAAGCGGGCGCAGGTCGAACTGCAGCTCCGTGTGGCCACAGATCCGGTTGGGGTTGTCACCGCCGTGAATGCAGCCGAGGTTGAGGGTGGGTACCTGCACCGCGAATCCGGGATTCCGGTAACGCTCCTGCCACTCCCCGCGCAATTTCAGGATTTCAGACATCGCGGTGTGCATCGCTTCCAGCGCGCTGGCACCGTATGCGGGGTTGGAGGAGTGCCCTGCCTGGCCGGTGATGCGCAGGCGCTCCATCATCATGCCCTTGTGCATACGGATGGGTTTCAGGCCCGTAGGCTCGCCGATAATGGCGTAGCGGGCCTTGGGTAAACCCGCCTTTACCAGTGCGCGGGCGCCGGACATGGAGGTTTCCTCGTCGGCGGTGGCGAGAATAATCAGCGGCTGTTGCAGGGGTTTGCCGGCAAAGGCTTTGGCGGCTTCAATGGCCAGCGGGAAAAAGCCCTTCATGTCGGTGCTG
Proteins encoded:
- the ilvD gene encoding dihydroxy-acid dehydratase — protein: MPQYRSRTTTAGRNMAGARALWRATGMTDDDFQKPIIAVANSFTQFVPGHVHLKDMGQLVAREIEKAGGVAKEFNTIAVDDGIAMGHDGMLYSLPSREIIADSVEYMVNAHCADALVCISNCDKITPGMLMAAMRLNIPVIFVSGGPMEAGKTKLAEHKLDLVDAMVIAATDDASDEQVAEYERSACPTCGSCSGMFTANSMNCLTEALGLSLPGNGTMLATHADREQLFLRAGREIVALAKRYYEQDDERALPRTIANRAAFSNAMALDIAMGGSTNTILHLLAAAQEGEVDFTLADIDQLSRKIPQLCKVAPNTQKYHIEDVHRAGGVMAILGELEAGGLLDASLPTVHSHSLREALEQWDIRRTDDPAVHKFFRAGPAGIRTQQAFSQDCRWNNLDGDREQGCIRSVEHAYSAEGGLAVLFGNLAPDGCVVKTSGVEEELWHFEGPAHVVESQEDAVAHILEGKVQEGEAVIVRYEGPKGGPGMQEMLYPTSYLKSKGLGKSCALITDGRFSGGTSGLSIGHVSPEAAGGGNIALVQNGDLVRIDIPKRLIEVDIPEAELQRRREAMQAKGSEGWKPAKVRPRKVSRALKAYALLATSADRGAVREID
- the argE gene encoding acetylornithine deacetylase encodes the protein MSTRTLPDLQSQLQQLVASPSVSATNPKLDMGNRGVIDLLAAWLETLGFSVQIMPMEDQPHKANLIATLGSGDGGLVLAGHTDTVPYDDNRWQSDPFKLSERDNRWYGLGSTDMKGFFPLAIEAAKAFAGKPLQQPLIILATADEETSMSGARALVKAGLPKARYAIIGEPTGLKPIRMHKGMMMERLRITGQAGHSSNPAYGASALEAMHTAMSEILKLRGEWQERYRNPGFAVQVPTLNLGCIHGGDNPNRICGHTELQFDLRPLPGMPMDALRGELHQRLKNVVDDEKIQLQMDSLIGGVEAFEEPAQSELVQVAEQLTGHSAESVAFATEAPFLQKLGMQTIVLGPGDIDQAHQPDEYLGLERIDPMVEVLKGMIGRFCL
- the argA gene encoding amino-acid N-acetyltransferase — its product is MNTETTTLNWFRNAAPYINDLRGRTLVVAIPGEGFEHENFRNLVHDLTLLISLGVKLVLVHGARVQVNEALEKAGIESRFQGNTRITDRETLEVIKAAVGKLRFEIEAAFSQGLPDSPMARSALKVVSGNFVTARPVGIIDGTDMRWTGQVRRMEVQAIGRALEENSLVLLSPFGTSLTGELFNLNYLDLAAEAAKALNAEKLILFRDLPQLTVDSQPVYDLSIHQAEDVADSVDSETLTCAIRACNAGTQRVHLLSYADNGALLQELLSREGAGTMIYRDSYEVIRRARINDVGGILGLIRPLEKQGILVRRSREKLESEIDHFTLVEVDGTPVACAALYPILDDQGDTIAAEIACVAIHPEFRGGGRGAKLLQHLERQARALDLDEIYVLTTQTEHWFIERGFTQVDVGDLPTSRKSLYNIQRNSRVLRKPLQAQ
- a CDS encoding TonB family protein, translating into MTGLLLLGMAQLIATDYQEPPEVLPPKVAPIHLPEMKRTVERVDPIRKPQQLPPPVKPQPVERTLEPAQVPIIVGPPVVTQQTIDPGIVSSDPLPFYKPAPRYPSRALAQGIEGYVVVEFTITRSGSVRDPRVVGGYDSAGAPTEVFNRSALNAVERFKYRPTLVDGNPVEKQGVRNRITFKLAE